Proteins encoded by one window of Elephas maximus indicus isolate mEleMax1 chromosome 5, mEleMax1 primary haplotype, whole genome shotgun sequence:
- the DOK7 gene encoding protein Dok-7 isoform X1, with protein sequence MTEAALVEGQVKLRDGKKWKTRWLVLRKPSPVADCLLMLAYKDRAERAKGLRERSSLTLEDICGLEPGLPYEGLAHTLAIICRSQAIMLGFESREAMCAWDARIRYALGEVHRFHVTVAPGTKLQSGPATLHLCNDVLVVARDVPPAVTGQWKLSDLRRYGAVPNGFIFEGGTRCGYWAGVFFLSSAEGEQISFLFDCIVRGISPTKGPFGLRPLLPDPSPGGALTMEERATQEALQLEKRLSLLSHSGRPGSRGDDCSLSSSSSEASHSDISASSRLATWPEPSSSSASPSQEGPGPATARALHLGEASTPGEVALGTSRPPPKPLRPRQLQEVGRQGSSDSGIATGSHSSYSGSFSSYAGSSLDVWPATDDFGSLLSLPPTVGAPELGLCTCPAGTAPRAAEYQVPGAPRPHYDTPRSLRQAPRDQSPASQSNPDDGTAAATVTTVAVGDSGSQMSTGCPSSWLGTERRGLVTEALPPSPAPGEPWEAAGPHAGPSPACFSACPVCGGVKVRPPP encoded by the exons ACTGTCTGCTGATGCTGGCCTACAAGGACAGGGCAGAGCGCGCCAAGGGCCTCCGGGAGCGAAGCAGCCTGACGCTGGAGGACATATGCGGCCTGGAGCCTGGCCTGCCCTACGAGGGTCTGGCCCACACGCTCGCCATCATCTGCCGTTCCCAGGCCATCATGCTGGGCTTCGAGAGCCGTGAGGCCATGTGTGCCTGGGACGCACGCATCCGCTACGCGCTCGGCGAGG TGCACAGGTTCCATGTGACAGTGGCCCCAGGCACCAAGCTCCAGAGCGGCCCCGCCACACTTCACCTCTGCAATGATGTCCTGGTGGTGGCCAGGGATGTCCCCCCAGCTGTCACGGGGCAGTGGAAGCTGTCAGACCTGCGGCGCTATGGGGCTGTGCCCAATGGGTTCATCTTCGAAGGCGGGACCAGGTGTGGGTACT GGGCCGGCGTCTTCTTCCTGTCCTCGGCCGAGGGTGAGCAGATTAGCTTCCTGTTCGACTGCATTGTGCGTGGCATCTCCCCGACCAAGGGCCCTTTCGGGCTGCGGCCGCTTCTCCCAG ACCCGAGCCCCGGGGGGGCCTTGACCATGGAGGAGCGTGCCACCCAGGAAGCCCTGCAGCTGGAGAAGCGGCTCAGTCTCCTCTCCCACTCGGGCCGGCCAGGCAGCAGAG GGGATGACTGCAGCCTGTCCAGCTCATCTTCTGAGGCCAGCCACTCGGACATCAGTGCCAGCAGCCGACTGGCCACTTGGCCAGAGCCATCCTCATCCTCAGCCAGCCCGTCACAGGAGGGGCCGGGGCCAGCCACTGCACGGGCCCTGCACCTGGGAGAGGCCTCGACCCCTGGAGAGGTGGCACTGGGCACCTCGCGGCCACCCCCTAAGCCGCTTCGGCCCCGGCAGCTGCAGGAGGTCGGCCGCCAGGGCTCCTCGGACAGTGGCATCGCCACGGGCAGCCACTCGTCCTACTCGGGCAGCTTCTCGTCCTATGCTGGTAGCAGCCTGGATGTGTGGCCGGCCACTGACGACTTCGGCTCACTGCTCAGCCTGCCACCCACGGTGGGGGCGCCCGAGCTGGGCCTGTGCACCTGCCCAGCTGGTACGGCCCCACGGGCAGCTGAGTACCAGGTGCCTGGTGCCCCGCGGCCGCACTACGACACACCCCGCAGCCTGCGTCAAGCTCCCAGGGACCAGAGCCCAGCCTCGCAGAGCAACCCTGACGATGGCACAGCTGCCGCCACTGTCACCACCGTTGCTGTCGGAGACTCGGGCAGCCAGATGTCCACAGGGTGTCCCTCCAGCTGGCTAGGCACAGAACGGCGGGGGCTGGTGACGGAGGCTCTGCCGCCCAGCCCAGCTCCTGGCGAGCCCTGGGAGGCGGCTGGCCCACATGCAGGGCCCAGCCCAGCCTGCTTTTCTGCCTGCCCCGTCTGTGGGGGAGTCAAGGTAAGGCCCCCTCCCTGA
- the DOK7 gene encoding protein Dok-7 isoform X2, whose translation MTEAALVEGQVKLRDGKKWKTRWLVLRKPSPVAGAGVFFLSSAEGEQISFLFDCIVRGISPTKGPFGLRPLLPDPSPGGALTMEERATQEALQLEKRLSLLSHSGRPGSRGDDCSLSSSSSEASHSDISASSRLATWPEPSSSSASPSQEGPGPATARALHLGEASTPGEVALGTSRPPPKPLRPRQLQEVGRQGSSDSGIATGSHSSYSGSFSSYAGSSLDVWPATDDFGSLLSLPPTVGAPELGLCTCPAGTAPRAAEYQVPGAPRPHYDTPRSLRQAPRDQSPASQSNPDDGTAAATVTTVAVGDSGSQMSTGCPSSWLGTERRGLVTEALPPSPAPGEPWEAAGPHAGPSPACFSACPVCGGVKVRPPP comes from the exons GGGCCGGCGTCTTCTTCCTGTCCTCGGCCGAGGGTGAGCAGATTAGCTTCCTGTTCGACTGCATTGTGCGTGGCATCTCCCCGACCAAGGGCCCTTTCGGGCTGCGGCCGCTTCTCCCAG ACCCGAGCCCCGGGGGGGCCTTGACCATGGAGGAGCGTGCCACCCAGGAAGCCCTGCAGCTGGAGAAGCGGCTCAGTCTCCTCTCCCACTCGGGCCGGCCAGGCAGCAGAG GGGATGACTGCAGCCTGTCCAGCTCATCTTCTGAGGCCAGCCACTCGGACATCAGTGCCAGCAGCCGACTGGCCACTTGGCCAGAGCCATCCTCATCCTCAGCCAGCCCGTCACAGGAGGGGCCGGGGCCAGCCACTGCACGGGCCCTGCACCTGGGAGAGGCCTCGACCCCTGGAGAGGTGGCACTGGGCACCTCGCGGCCACCCCCTAAGCCGCTTCGGCCCCGGCAGCTGCAGGAGGTCGGCCGCCAGGGCTCCTCGGACAGTGGCATCGCCACGGGCAGCCACTCGTCCTACTCGGGCAGCTTCTCGTCCTATGCTGGTAGCAGCCTGGATGTGTGGCCGGCCACTGACGACTTCGGCTCACTGCTCAGCCTGCCACCCACGGTGGGGGCGCCCGAGCTGGGCCTGTGCACCTGCCCAGCTGGTACGGCCCCACGGGCAGCTGAGTACCAGGTGCCTGGTGCCCCGCGGCCGCACTACGACACACCCCGCAGCCTGCGTCAAGCTCCCAGGGACCAGAGCCCAGCCTCGCAGAGCAACCCTGACGATGGCACAGCTGCCGCCACTGTCACCACCGTTGCTGTCGGAGACTCGGGCAGCCAGATGTCCACAGGGTGTCCCTCCAGCTGGCTAGGCACAGAACGGCGGGGGCTGGTGACGGAGGCTCTGCCGCCCAGCCCAGCTCCTGGCGAGCCCTGGGAGGCGGCTGGCCCACATGCAGGGCCCAGCCCAGCCTGCTTTTCTGCCTGCCCCGTCTGTGGGGGAGTCAAGGTAAGGCCCCCTCCCTGA